The Catalinimonas alkaloidigena nucleotide sequence CACCGCTGAATTCGGCGTAGTCCGGCGTCAGGCCCGTTTTCGGATGCGTGGCCCGGTGCAGGAACGCGCGGGCAGTATCGGCGCAATCGCGGTAAAAATGCTCGTGGCCGTCCTTGGCGTATTCGGCCCAGACTTCGAAGAAGGCGGGCAGGTGATACGAGGGGTCGGTCCAATCGTAGCCCCCTTCGTGCGGTACAAAATTGATCTGTTTGTGCTCTACGTTGAGCACGTTCATGACGCCCTCGGTGCCGTCTTTGCTCCACATCGCATCCAGAATCCGTCGCGCTTCTCCGTAGTAGTCGATGCCGGTGTCGTTACCCCAGCGGTTGGCCGCAAACAACAGGTCCGTCACAAAGTAAAGTTCTCCGTCGGAGGCCGACCCTTCCGAATTATGCTTGCCGGTTTCCGGCTCCAGACTCCAGGCGAAGTAGGCATCGCGCGGTCCACCCTGATGCTGCATGTATTTGCGGGTCCAGCGCCACAGCCGGTCAAACACGTCCTTTTTGTTCAGCTGCACGGCCACCATCATCCCGTACGACAGTCCCTCGGTGCGGGCGTCTTTGTTCTTGATGTCCGACACGTAGGCCATCGAATCGCCCACCTCAAAATAGACCCGGTCGGGCCCTTCGAACACGTCGTGATACGCTTTTTGCAATTTGGCGTCGATCTCGGCCTGTGGATAACCCGCCTCCCGAAACACGTTGCGGTACCTGCCGGTT carries:
- a CDS encoding glycosyl hydrolase family 8 encodes the protein MKKALYLPALLGLLLSGIALPEGASAQDCTQDVTDPRGKMKPWTTGAWKTGRYRNVFREAGYPQAEIDAKLQKAYHDVFEGPDRVYFEVGDSMAYVSDIKNKDARTEGLSYGMMVAVQLNKKDVFDRLWRWTRKYMQHQGGPRDAYFAWSLEPETGKHNSEGSASDGELYFVTDLLFAANRWGNDTGIDYYGEARRILDAMWSKDGTEGVMNVLNVEHKQINFVPHEGGYDWTDPSYHLPAFFEVWAEYAKDGHEHFYRDCADTARAFLHRATHPKTGLTPDYAEFSGAPHSRGRMGDAFRYDSWRVPMNIAMDYSWYAKDVAWQQAYARRFQNFLYCEGIATYDDQYNIDGSTPEWILPAGGFQKLRHSLGLVSTAGAASIMGTQAKSWKFVDEVWNAKLEPYEDGYFDPYFDGLMYLFSVMHLSGNYRIITPDMK